In one Apteryx mantelli isolate bAptMan1 chromosome 33, bAptMan1.hap1, whole genome shotgun sequence genomic region, the following are encoded:
- the DNAJC14 gene encoding dnaJ homolog subfamily C member 14: MEPGTREREGAGEAERGGGSPCRCREPPGAPQCHGPCVGVGHPWVPGSLVPNSARLVPESFASDNGWTARAAEDSAAWNGSCGPEQALTLEDDDLPFLGSDSPGSGPEPSCRCQGERSVPPGPFAEQRDGSCSVTCHHRAAESPELQSRLPRGQEEGEEDGDELFGPGRALGSRRTRKRQRHRSAPKEEGREPGKREGRSGPGGRRHRPARKRSHAEGPRDGGAEAAWPGELLAQLCLARLRALLEAALSHVRRVCVEAGGRLLCSCCRLGACDLGSAQASVRTWGQRVGQQARSGSVKAGRWLRAWAELFLRLLWMLCALLFLVVVLLLGSLRLCGRVCAAAMVAGAGRLGRTGRVAQLLALLDVSVLHRTWSLFKETRTCQYLWDWLQKWRAPPWAPGGLRTDRLGDAAPGPDGGSPSASSREEVARLLAMADVPEEELNPFQVLGLEATASDAELKKAYRRLAVLVHPDKNEHPRAEEAFKVLRAAWDIVSNPEKRKEYEIKRMAESELTRSMSEFLTRLQDDLKEAMNTMMCSKCQGKHKRFEMDRDPLSARYCAECSKLHPAEEGDFWAESSMLGLKITYFAMMDGKIYDITEWAGCQRVGISPDTHRVPYHISFGSRNAGPGGRQRTTPKGSPTSAADLQDFFNRVFQGTSGQMPGGAFSPPPPPAAPSGAAASTGAPPKTDGAAPKADAKHKRRKKVRRPFQR, translated from the exons CACCCGTGGGTTCCCGGCAGCCTGGTGCCCAACAGCGCGCGGCTCGTCCCGGAGAGCTTCGCTTCGGATAACGGGTGGACGGCCCGCGCTGCGGAGGACAGCGCTGCCTGGAACGGGAGCTGCGGCCCCGAGCAGGCGTTAACGCTCGAAGACGACGACTTGCCCTTCCTGGGCTCTGACAGCCCCGGCTCCGGTCCCGAGCCCTCCTGCCGCTGCCAGGGAGAGAGGTCGGTGCCCCCTGGCCCCTTCGCCGAGCAGAGGGACGGATCCTGCAGCGTCACCTGCCACCACCGGGCTGCCGAGTCCCCGGAGCTGCAGAGCCGCCTGCCCCGAGGCCAGGAGGAGGGCGAGGAGGACGGCGACGAGCTGTTCGGCCCCGGCAGGGCGCTGGGGAGCCGGAGGACCAGGAAGCGCCAGAGGCACCGTTCTGCCCCCAAAGAGGAGGGCAGGGAGCCCGGGAAGCGCGAGGGCAGGTCGGGGCCGGGCGGCAGGAGGCACAGGCCGGCTCGGAAGAGGAGCCacgcggaggggccgcgggacGGCGGGGCCGAGGCGGCCTGGCCGGGGGAGTTGCTGGCGCAGCTCTGCCTGGCCCGTTTGAGGGCGCTGCTAGAGGCGGCGCTGAGCCACGTGCGCAGGGTGTGCGTGGAGGCCGGCGGCCGgctgctgtgctcctgctgccgccTCGGCGCCTGCGACCTGGGCTCGGCCCAGGCCAGCGTGAGGACCTGGGGCCAGCGGGTGGGCCAGCAGGCCCGGAGCGGCTCGGTGAAGGCGGGCCGGTGGCTCCGCGCCTGGGCAGAGCTCTTCCTCCGCCTGCTCTGGATGCTCTGCGCCCTGCTCTTCCTTGTCGTCGTATTGCTCCTGGGCAGCCTCCGGCTGTGTGGGCGCGTGTGCGCAGCTGCGATGGTGGCTGGCGCGGGCAGGCTGGGCAGGACCGGCCGCGTGGCCCAGCTCCTCGCGCTCCTGGATGTGTCCGTCCTGCACCGGACATGGAGCCTCTTCAAGGAGACCAGGACTTGCCAGTACCTCTGGGACTGGCTGCAGAAATGGCGAGCTCCCCCCTGGGCGCCCGGAGGGCTGAGGACAGATAGGCTGGGGGACGCTGCGCCCGGCCCCGACGGAGGCTCTCCCAGCGCCAGCTCGAGGGAGGAGGTGGCCCGGTTGCTGGCCATGGCGGATGTGCCTGAGGAAGAGCTGAACCCCTTCCAGGTGCTGGGCTTGGAGGCGACGGCGTCTGATGCGGAGCTGAAGAAGGCTTATCGCCGGCTGGCGGTGCTG GTTCACCCAGACAAGAACGAACACCCGAGAGCGGAGGAGGCCTTCAAGGTCCTGCGGGCAGCCTGGGATATCGTCAGCAACCCGGAGAAGAGGAAGGAGTATGAGAT CAAGCGGATGGCGGAGAGCGAGCTGACGAGGTCCATGAGCGAGTTCCTCACCAGGCTGCAGGACGACCTGAAGGAGGCCATGAACACCATGATGTGCAGCAAGTGCCAGGGGAAGCACAA AAGGTTTGAGATGGACCGTGACCCGCTCAGCGCCCGCTACTGTGCTGAATGCAGCAAGCTGCACCCCGCGGAGGAGGGCGACTTCTGGGCCGAGTCTAGCATGCTGGGGCTGAAGATCACCTACTTTGCCATGATGGACGGGAAGATCTACGACATCACGG AGTGGGCCGGCTGTCAGCGGGTCGGCATCTCTCCGGACACCCATCGCGTGCCGTATCACATATCGTTTGGGTCAAGGAACGCCGGGCCGGGCGGACGTCAGAG GACGACCCCCAAAGGCAGCCCCACCTCCGCCGCAGACCTGCAAGACTTCTTCAACCGCGTGTTTCAGGGGACCTCAGGACAGATGCCCGGGGGGGCcttctcccccccgccgccgcccgcggcaccCTCGGGGGCAGCCGCCTCCACGGGGGCGCCCCCGAAGACGGACGGCGCTGCCCCGAAGGCGGACGCGAAGCACAAGAGGCGGAAGAAGGTGCGTCGGCCTTTCCAGCGCTGA